A genomic window from Brassica oleracea var. oleracea cultivar TO1000 chromosome C8, BOL, whole genome shotgun sequence includes:
- the LOC106311546 gene encoding methionine aminopeptidase 2B-like: protein MASENPEVVVAHVVENGGAEPSSKGKEEQSLESELSKKLEITEDAKEENNEEEEGSKAETSTTTKKKKKKNKSKKKPQQTDPPTIPVVKLFPSGDFPEGEIQQYKDDNLWRTTSEEKRELERLHKPIYNSVRQAAEVHRQVRKYVRSIVKPGMLMTDICETLEDTVRKLISENGLKAGIAFPTGCSLNWVAAHWTPNSGDKTVLQYDDVMKLDFGTHIDGHIVDCAFTVAFNPMYDPLLAASREATYTGIKEAGIDVRLCDIGAAIQEVMESYEVEINGKVFPVKSIRNLNGHSIGPYQIHAGKSVPIVKGGEQTKMEEGEFYAIETFGSTGKGFVREDLECSHYMKNFDAGHVPLRLPRAKQLLATINNNFSTLAFCRRYLDRIGETKYLMALKNLCDAGIVQPYPPLCDVKGSYVSQYEHTILLRPTCKEVVSKGDDY, encoded by the exons ATGGCGAGCGAGAACCCTGAGGTTGTTGTAGCTCACGTGGTGGAGAACGGCGGCGCCGAACCCTCCTCCAAAGGGAAAGAGGAGCAATCATTGGAGTCTGAGCTTTCGAAGAAGCTCGAGATCACAGAAGATGCTAAAGAGGAGAACAACGAAGAAGAAGAAGGAAGCAAAG CTGAGACTTCGACAACGACTAAGAAGAAGAAAAAGAAGAATAAGAGCAA GAAGAAGCCTCAGCAGACTGATCCACCAACGATCCCTGTCGTTAAGCTTTTCCCATCTGGAGACTTTCCTGAAGGTGAAATCCAACAGTATAAGGATGA CAATTTGTGGAGGACAACATCTGAAGAGAAGAGAGAGTTGGAGCGTTTGCATAAACCAATATACAACTCTGTACGCCAGGCTGCAGAAGTTCATCGCCAG GTTAGAAAATATGTGAGAAGCATAGTGAAGCCTGGAATGTTGATGACTGATATCTGTGAGACACTTGAGGATACTGTTCGTAAGCTTATATCAGAGAATGGCTTGAAAGCTGGCATTGCCTTCCCTACAGGATGCTCTTTGAACTG GGTTGCTGCTCATTGGACACCAAACTCTGGAGACAAGACTGTGCTTCAATACGACGATGTTATGAAACTAGATTTTGGAACACATATTGATG GACATATTGTTGACTGTGCATTTACAGTTGCGTTCAATCCTATGTATGATCCTCTCTTAGCAGCCTCCCGTGAAGCTACTTATACCGGTATCAAG GAAGCTGGAATCGATGTTCGTCTATGCGACATTGGTGCTGCAATTCAAGAGGTCATGGAGTCTTATGAGGTTGAAATCAATGGAAAGGTCTTCCCAG TTAAAAGCATCCGGAACTTGAATGGCCATAGCATCGGACCTTATCAGATACACGCTGGCAAATCAGTACCTATAGTTAAAGGAGGCGAGCAGACAAAGATGGAAGAGGGTGAATTCTATGCCATTGAAACATTCGGATCAACTG GGAAAGGATTTGTGAGAGAAGACTTGGAGTGTAGCCACTACATGAAGAATTTTGATGCTGGCCATGTCCCTTTGAGGTTGCCTAGAGCAAAACAACTCCTCGCCACCATCAACAACAATTTCTCTACTCTAGCCTTCTGCAGAAGGTACTTGGACCGCATTGGTGAAACCAAATACTTGATGGCTCTGAAGAATCTGTGCGATGCCGGCATTGTTCAG CCGTATCCTCCTCTATGTGATGTGAAGGGAAGCTATGTATCACAATATGAGCACACCATTCTACTCCGACCGACTTGCAAAGAAGTTGTTTCCAAGGGAGATGACTACTGA
- the LOC106311544 gene encoding SKP1-like protein 4, which produces MEMFVLKSSDDESFEVDEAVVLQSQLLSNLFEDCSGARECKIDEVTGEVLSKVVEYCKNHVVVVVDGGANSSSSGDALKKWDAEFITRMDLSMVFDLIMTANYLNIKGLFDLTCQRVADEIAACKDHKEIRAKFGIVSDYTAEEEAEVLKENE; this is translated from the coding sequence ATGGAGATGTTCGTGTTGAAGAGCTCCGACGATGAATCCTTTGAAGTGGACGAAGCGGTGGTACTTCAGTCGCAGCTCTTGTCGAATCTTTTTGAAGATTGCAGCGGCGCTCGTGAATGCAAGATTGACGAGGTCACAGGCGAAGTCCTCTCGAAGGTGGTCGAGTACTGCAAGAACCACGTCGTAGTCGTCGTCGACGGTGGTGCCAATTCTTCTTCCTCCGGTGATGCTCTCAAGAAGTGGGACGCTGAGTTCATCACGCGAATGGATCTGTCCATGGTCTTTGACCTCATCATGACTGCGAACTACCTAAACATCAAAGGTCTTTTTGATCTCACGTGCCAGAGAGTCGCTGATGAGATCGCAGCTTGCAAAGACCATAAGGAGATTCGCGCAAAGTTCGGCATCGTGAGTGACTACACAGCGGAGGAGGAAGCAGAGGTTCTCAAGGAGAACGAGTGA